The Romeriopsis navalis LEGE 11480 DNA window GCGATTCCGGCATTTTGTGAATGCGGATGCGGCGGACCCATCGTTGTGTTATGTCCAGGAGCGGGGGCAGAAGCGTCCGGCGACGGCGGCGGAACGGGCGACTTTGGCGACGGTGCAGTAGGGGTTTTCTGAGGGGCGAAGTTGCCCCAAAGGTGGCAGGGTTGGTTTGTTGTTGGAAAGTTTGTTGCGTAGTGGGTGATCCCCCTAAATCCCCCTTCAAAAGGGGGACTTTGATTCCGGTCCCCCCCTTTTGTTGGCGAAGCCTCTCCGCAGGGGATAGGGGGGATAGGGGGGATCACAATATTGGCAAGTACCGACAAATTCCAACCTTGCTCATTCTCTCTGAACCAATGAATCAGCTCAGTTTGTTGTTCGCGAATTTTATTTTTTAACTAAGTAGGAATGTCTCATGGCTCAATCGTTATCGACTCAAGCGCAATCGCCGGAAACTGAGGCGAAGCAATGGCACAGCATTTGTCCTGTGACGATGATTGCCCCGAATACGGGTGTGAATGCTTTGGTTGACACCGAGCAAGTGGCAATTTTTCGGGTGGGTGAAACGGATGAAGTGTATGCCGTAAGCAATTTTGACCCGTTTAGTCAGGCGTTTGTGATGTCGCGGGGCATTGTGGGCGATCGCCAAGGCGTGCTCAAGGTCGCTGCACCGATTTACAAGCAAAATTTCAATCTGAAGACGGGTGAATGTCTGGATGATGCGACGGTGAAACTTACGGCTTATCCCGCGCGGGTTGTGGATGGTCAGGTACAAATTTCCGCTTAGTTCAACCTAGGTAGGAACTACTACCTCAGAATCATATCGTAGCTGGCTCGAATACTTCCTTCCGCAAGTGTTTCAACGGTAGTCTCTACGTGCTCTTGCCATAGATTGTGGTGAGCAAATTAACCGTTTGTAAAACTACATCGACGGAGTGACAACCTAATGATAACTTCACTAGACTAAGCCTGTGGATCACACTAGAGGAAGTCTAGATTGGATAGATACTCAGGACAAAATTTTATTAATTTCTTCAATAATATCGTTGAAGTCAGAGTCTTTATGTACGGTAATGGGAGATACTACAAAGTCCCTGAGTTCACCAATGAAATGGCTGATTGTCCTAGTGATTTCGGAGTATAGATCAATATCTTCTCGTATATTATTAGAAATGTTAGAAAGACCAACCTTTTTAATTGTTTCCTCTGCCTCCCGATGCTTATTTTCCCAAAATTTAGTGTATTGAATGATGTCGACTGTATCGTAGATTGAAGCATCTTCTAAAACAAGGGGGACAATCCGTTCCTTGAACTCTCCATTTTTAATGAATTCAGTTAGCTCATACATACAGTAGCGAGACTTAAGGTATTTATCGCTTATGACTACGATCAGACATTTACCTTTTCCTAGCCTCTGCATAAATTGCTTTAAGGAGTCTTTGTATCTCAATTCCTCTGAGTCTCTCACCACACGAATATTGGCGGCACCCAAAACATCACATAACTCATCAACAATTTCACCACTCAAATTACCACGAGCGTAACTTACGAAAACTTCTTTTTCCATCGACATTTGTGAGCACTCCAAATCAGACAAATCTAAATCTCGGTTTTGGGTAGAGTTGA harbors:
- a CDS encoding toll/interleukin-1 receptor domain-containing protein; the protein is VYAEYDFAKDEKNIIKLLRVVKKFIDENELSRKGYKNFDEFHKFLNGLISNLKSFIEEDKYSGHQYLWKTYKKNDETPEGYSNILKFTGQSSAKKLVEEVIGEYCYKNNIKLQLESGLGQNPVNFKDGKCKQKTLILAKIPRNVNLNEEYLKELRSDLKKKKINLCYYLIFVDEKSSLEKLGESLQELEKFDFKGIKFYPTLINSTQNRDLDLSDLECSQMSMEKEVFVSYARGNLSGEIVDELCDVLGAANIRVVRDSEELRYKDSLKQFMQRLGKGKCLIVVISDKYLKSRYCMYELTEFIKNGEFKERIVPLVLEDASIYDTVDIIQYTKFWENKHREAEETIKKVGLSNISNNIREDIDLYSEITRTISHFIGELRDFVVSPITVHKDSDFNDIIEEINKILS
- the nirD gene encoding nitrite reductase small subunit NirD, whose translation is MAQSLSTQAQSPETEAKQWHSICPVTMIAPNTGVNALVDTEQVAIFRVGETDEVYAVSNFDPFSQAFVMSRGIVGDRQGVLKVAAPIYKQNFNLKTGECLDDATVKLTAYPARVVDGQVQISA